A genomic window from Arvicola amphibius chromosome 5, mArvAmp1.2, whole genome shotgun sequence includes:
- the LOC119815621 gene encoding intraflagellar transport protein 25 homolog encodes MRKVDLCSSTEGTEVILATSSDEKHPPENIIDGNPETFWTTTGMFPQEFIICFHKHVKIEKLVIQSYLVRTLRIEKTTSKEPFDFELWVEKDLVHTEGQLQNEEIMARDGYATFLRFIIVSAFDHFACVHSISAEGLAVSNIS; translated from the coding sequence ATGAGGAAGGTTGATCTCTGTTCGAGCACTGAAGGGACTGAAGTGATTCTGGCTACCTCAAGTGATGAGAAGCACCCACCTGAGAATATCATCGATGGGAATCCAGAAACCTTTTGGACCACTACGGGTATGTTTCCCCAGGAGTTCATTATCTGTTTTCACAAACACGTAAAGATTGAAAAACTTGTGATCCAAAGTTACTTAGTGCGAACTTTGAGGATTGAAAAGACCACTTCTAAAGAGCCATTCGACTTTGAGCTGTGGGTTGAAAAAGATTTAGTACACACAGAGGGGCAGCTTCAAAACGAAGAAATTATGGCACGAGATGGCTACGCCACTTTCTTGAGATTCATTATTGTTTCAGCCTTCGACCATTTTGCATGTGTTCATAGCATTTCTGCAGAGGGACTAGCAGTCTCAAACATTTCTTAG